A window of the Aeromicrobium phoceense genome harbors these coding sequences:
- a CDS encoding SPFH domain-containing protein — MFASAMLVFFILLVVLLIVTAAMSLKIIPQNFAGIVERLGKYRTTLTPGPHLIVPFLDRVKYRVDQREQVVSFPPQGVITEDNLTVEIDTVILYTVNNPVAATYEIVNYIEGIHQLTTTTLRNIIGGMTLEHALTSRDQINRTLSAELDAATGRWGIKVSRVELKSIDPPPTIIDAMEKQMRAERDKRAAILTAEGERQSAILSAEGQKQAAILTAEGQKQSAILTAEGEKTAAILTAQGEGRAIETVFQAIHDGNPDQKLLSYQYLQTLPKIAQGHNASTWIIPAEVTAALSTIGNVVGSIPVDGGGSHKRVDLDEPVETASTAPAETSSAVEEAIRAAKQAESPISTQDDPPTGQPPTA, encoded by the coding sequence ATGTTCGCATCCGCAATGCTGGTCTTCTTCATCCTGCTGGTGGTCCTGCTGATCGTGACCGCAGCGATGAGCCTGAAGATCATCCCGCAGAACTTCGCCGGGATCGTGGAGCGCCTGGGGAAGTACCGCACCACCCTGACGCCCGGGCCGCACCTGATCGTGCCGTTCCTCGACCGCGTGAAGTACCGGGTCGACCAGCGTGAGCAGGTCGTCTCGTTCCCGCCGCAGGGCGTCATCACCGAGGACAACCTGACCGTCGAGATCGACACCGTCATCCTCTACACGGTGAACAACCCGGTCGCCGCGACGTACGAGATCGTCAACTACATCGAGGGCATCCACCAGCTCACGACCACGACGCTGCGCAACATCATCGGCGGCATGACCCTCGAGCACGCGCTCACCAGCCGCGACCAGATCAACCGCACGCTGAGCGCCGAGCTCGACGCGGCCACGGGCCGCTGGGGCATCAAGGTCAGCCGGGTGGAGCTCAAGAGCATCGATCCGCCGCCCACCATCATCGACGCGATGGAGAAGCAGATGCGCGCCGAGCGGGACAAGCGCGCCGCGATCCTCACGGCGGAGGGTGAGCGTCAGTCGGCCATCCTGAGCGCGGAGGGCCAGAAGCAGGCCGCGATCCTCACGGCCGAGGGCCAGAAGCAGTCGGCGATCCTGACCGCCGAGGGCGAGAAGACCGCCGCGATCCTGACCGCGCAGGGCGAGGGCCGCGCCATCGAGACCGTCTTCCAGGCGATCCACGACGGCAACCCCGACCAGAAGCTGCTGTCCTACCAGTACCTGCAGACGCTCCCGAAGATCGCGCAGGGCCACAACGCCTCGACCTGGATCATCCCGGCCGAGGTCACCGCGGCCCTGAGCACCATCGGCAACGTCGTCGGCTCCATCCCCGTGGACGGCGGTGGCTCGCACAAGCGCGTCGACCTGGACGAGCCCGTCGAGACCGCCAGCACGGCCCCGGCCGAGACCAGCAGCGCCGTCGAGGAGGCCATCCGGGCCGCCAAGCAGGCCGAGTCGCCGATCTCCACCCAGGACGATCCGCCGACCGGTCAGCCCCCCACGGCCTGA
- a CDS encoding lytic transglycosylase domain-containing protein — protein sequence MDRTRILVLGAAVLATMAIVVAWLVVGRSDDADPISGPPAEQAEEVPLADGSTTEPDEDWVTRTAADRQIPVRAMQAYARTEISERESAPACNLRWNTLAGVGSVESAHGTLGGAGLDAAGVPSRRIIGPPLNGENGTRAIEATKASTALHGDEQWDRAVGPFQFLTSSWELYGADADGDGRADPHDIDDAALGAARHLCAKERDLAGDGWVKAVFAYNNSMAYVEKVRGIADSYAK from the coding sequence ATGGACCGAACCAGGATCCTCGTCCTCGGCGCCGCCGTGCTGGCCACGATGGCGATCGTCGTGGCCTGGCTGGTCGTCGGGCGATCGGACGACGCCGATCCGATCAGCGGGCCCCCGGCCGAGCAGGCCGAGGAGGTCCCGCTGGCCGACGGCTCCACGACCGAGCCCGACGAGGACTGGGTCACCCGGACCGCCGCCGACCGCCAGATCCCGGTGCGGGCGATGCAGGCCTACGCCCGCACCGAGATCAGCGAGCGTGAGAGCGCGCCCGCGTGCAACCTCCGCTGGAACACGCTCGCGGGCGTCGGGTCGGTCGAGTCGGCCCACGGCACGCTGGGCGGTGCCGGCCTCGACGCGGCGGGCGTGCCGAGCCGCAGGATCATCGGCCCGCCCCTCAACGGCGAGAACGGCACCCGGGCCATCGAGGCCACCAAGGCGTCCACGGCCCTGCACGGCGACGAGCAGTGGGACCGCGCCGTCGGCCCGTTCCAGTTCCTGACGTCGTCATGGGAGCTGTACGGCGCCGACGCCGACGGTGACGGCCGGGCCGACCCGCACGACATCGACGACGCAGCCCTGGGCGCCGCGCGACACCTGTGCGCGAAGGAGCGCGACCTGGCCGGCGACGGCTGGGTCAAGGCGGTCTTCGCCTACAACAACTCGATGGCCTACGTCGAGAAGGTCCGCGGCATCGCCGACAGCTACGCGAAGTAG
- a CDS encoding YbhB/YbcL family Raf kinase inhibitor-like protein, protein MSLDRPVTPDPYPLLPSAASFTVVSDDVTDGASLKEDQVNAHGDTSPHLAWSGAPEGTKSFVVTCFDPDAPIVSGFWHWVAVDIPADVTELPTGAGASDDSLPGNAFHVRNDGGGLNFMGAAPPEGDQPHRYFFVVHAVGEETLGVDASASPAVVGFNLAFKTLGRAIIHGTWQW, encoded by the coding sequence ATGAGCCTCGACCGACCCGTGACTCCCGATCCGTACCCGCTGCTCCCCTCCGCGGCCTCGTTCACCGTCGTCAGCGACGACGTCACCGACGGAGCCTCGCTCAAGGAGGACCAGGTCAACGCCCACGGCGACACGTCGCCCCACCTGGCGTGGAGCGGCGCACCCGAGGGAACGAAGTCGTTCGTCGTCACCTGCTTCGACCCCGATGCACCGATCGTGTCGGGCTTCTGGCACTGGGTGGCCGTCGACATCCCGGCCGACGTCACCGAGCTGCCCACGGGCGCCGGCGCGAGCGACGACTCCCTGCCCGGCAACGCCTTCCACGTGCGCAACGACGGCGGCGGCCTGAACTTCATGGGCGCCGCTCCCCCGGAGGGCGACCAGCCGCACCGCTACTTCTTCGTGGTGCACGCCGTCGGCGAGGAGACGCTGGGCGTCGACGCGTCGGCCTCCCCCGCCGTCGTCGGGTTCAACCTCGCGTTCAAGACGCTCGGCCGCGCGATCATCCACGGCACCTGGCAGTGGTGA
- a CDS encoding RNA methyltransferase, translating to MADLIALDNPRDERLRDYTDLRDVQLRQSVEHERGIYIAEGTKVIERAVAAGHEPKSLLLAPRWLGTLSDILESTSAPAYVLDEKSIERVTGFHVHRGALAAMHRPAERSVHDVLATARRVLVAEDLVDHTNIGAIMRNVAALGFDAVLLSPRCADPLYRRSIKVAMGAVFSLPWARIDDWYAAPALLREHGFTTYAMTLSDDAVPIDAIEPAERSAVIVGSEGPGLSEHWQRESDHRVIIPMAAGIDSLNVAASTAIACWQFRP from the coding sequence GTGGCCGACCTCATCGCACTCGACAACCCCCGCGACGAGCGGCTCCGCGACTACACCGACCTGCGCGACGTGCAGCTGCGCCAGAGCGTGGAGCATGAGCGCGGCATCTACATCGCCGAGGGCACGAAGGTCATCGAGCGGGCGGTGGCGGCCGGGCACGAGCCCAAGTCCCTCCTGCTCGCGCCGCGTTGGCTCGGCACGCTGTCGGACATCCTCGAGTCGACCTCCGCGCCCGCCTACGTGCTGGACGAGAAGTCGATCGAGCGGGTGACCGGCTTCCACGTCCACCGCGGCGCGCTCGCGGCCATGCACCGCCCGGCCGAGCGCAGCGTCCACGACGTGCTGGCCACGGCGCGTCGCGTCCTCGTGGCCGAGGACCTGGTCGACCACACCAACATCGGCGCGATCATGCGCAACGTGGCGGCGCTCGGCTTCGACGCGGTGCTGCTGTCGCCGCGCTGCGCCGACCCGCTCTACCGACGCTCCATCAAGGTGGCGATGGGCGCGGTGTTCTCCCTGCCCTGGGCGCGGATCGACGACTGGTACGCGGCTCCGGCGCTGCTGCGCGAGCACGGCTTCACGACCTACGCGATGACCCTGTCCGACGACGCCGTGCCGATCGACGCGATCGAGCCCGCGGAGCGCTCGGCCGTCATCGTCGGCTCCGAGGGCCCGGGCCTCAGCGAGCACTGGCAGCGCGAGTCGGACCACCGCGTGATCATCCCGATGGCGGCCGGCATCGACTCGCTCAACGTCGCGGCGTCCACCGCGATCGCCTGCTGGCAGTTCCGGCCCTGA
- the def gene encoding peptide deformylase, with product MTETPSADQSRPLPAGGSVRPITRWGTPVMHRELKDVPAFDDDLAVLVADMVATMYAAEGVGLAANQVGEDLKVFVFDCPDADHQRITGVVCNPVLRLPDGTERKLDVADEGCLSLPGAFTECGRPDHAWVTGFDHHGEPVEFEGTGLLARCLQHETDHLFGTVFGDRVPEKARKKLYKQHQQLADEYEDDWPVGEAPEED from the coding sequence GTGACCGAAACGCCCTCTGCCGACCAGTCCCGCCCCCTGCCCGCCGGAGGCTCCGTGCGACCCATCACCCGATGGGGCACGCCCGTGATGCACCGGGAGCTGAAGGACGTCCCCGCGTTCGACGACGACCTCGCCGTCCTCGTGGCCGACATGGTGGCCACGATGTACGCCGCCGAGGGCGTCGGCCTGGCCGCGAACCAGGTCGGCGAGGACCTCAAGGTCTTCGTCTTCGACTGCCCCGACGCCGACCACCAGCGCATCACCGGGGTCGTCTGCAACCCCGTGCTCCGCCTCCCCGACGGTACCGAGCGCAAGCTCGACGTCGCCGACGAGGGGTGCCTCTCGCTGCCGGGTGCGTTCACCGAGTGCGGCCGGCCCGACCACGCCTGGGTCACCGGCTTCGACCACCACGGCGAGCCGGTCGAGTTCGAGGGCACCGGCCTGCTGGCCCGCTGCCTCCAGCACGAGACGGACCACCTCTTCGGCACGGTCTTCGGCGACCGCGTCCCGGAGAAGGCACGCAAGAAGCTCTACAAGCAGCACCAGCAGCTGGCCGACGAGTACGAGGACGACTGGCCGGTCGGCGAGGCGCCCGAGGAGGACTGA
- a CDS encoding acyl-CoA dehydrogenase family protein, whose translation MAGKDPMAYGLRALNKLAASETLDRIGLRKFAERAVHGSTKAGFQAIGAAQRTFTKVAGSSQGSRVAATQPSGVFDLTPTEDQQMMVDVIGEFAAEVLRPGAEQAEAADDTPKEVLAQTSEFGLSLLNIPESLGGLAEQRSAVTGVLVAEALAKGDMGQAVACLAPSAVATAISLWGTEGQQQTYLPSFTDGDVPAAALVVAEPVPMFDPLSLTTVAKRAEGGYVLNGLKSGAVRGAEAELLVVAADVEGRGPSMVIVEANTDGVAVAADPGMGLRAAGLSRIQLTDVHVNEDAILGSAQDYREMIRLSRLAWAGLALGTAQSVLDYVKEYVTTREAFGEPIAHRQAVAFTVADMAIELEGMRLVTLKAASRAERGAEFARETALARRLSTEYGMKIGTDGVQMLGGHGFVKEHPVERWYRDLRAVGVMEGAVLI comes from the coding sequence GTGGCGGGTAAAGACCCCATGGCCTACGGACTGCGCGCGTTGAACAAGCTGGCGGCCTCCGAGACGCTCGACCGCATCGGCCTGCGCAAGTTCGCCGAGCGAGCCGTGCATGGCTCGACGAAGGCCGGATTCCAGGCGATCGGTGCGGCCCAGCGCACGTTCACGAAGGTGGCGGGCAGCTCGCAGGGCAGCCGCGTGGCCGCGACCCAGCCGTCCGGCGTGTTCGACCTGACGCCCACCGAGGACCAGCAGATGATGGTCGACGTCATCGGCGAGTTCGCCGCCGAGGTGCTGCGCCCCGGTGCCGAGCAGGCCGAGGCCGCCGACGACACGCCCAAGGAGGTGCTGGCGCAGACCTCCGAGTTCGGCCTGAGCCTGCTCAACATCCCCGAGTCCCTCGGCGGCCTGGCCGAGCAGCGTTCGGCCGTCACCGGCGTGCTCGTCGCCGAGGCGCTGGCGAAGGGCGACATGGGACAGGCCGTGGCCTGCCTCGCGCCGTCGGCCGTGGCCACCGCGATCTCGCTGTGGGGCACCGAGGGCCAGCAGCAGACCTACCTGCCGTCGTTCACCGACGGTGACGTGCCGGCCGCCGCGCTCGTCGTGGCCGAGCCGGTGCCCATGTTCGACCCGCTGTCGCTGACCACGGTCGCGAAGCGCGCCGAGGGCGGCTACGTCCTCAACGGCCTCAAGTCCGGTGCTGTGCGCGGTGCCGAGGCCGAGCTGCTCGTCGTGGCCGCCGACGTCGAGGGCCGCGGCCCGTCGATGGTGATCGTCGAGGCCAACACCGACGGCGTCGCCGTGGCGGCCGACCCCGGCATGGGCCTGCGCGCGGCCGGCCTGTCGCGGATCCAGCTGACCGACGTCCACGTCAATGAGGACGCGATCCTCGGCTCGGCACAGGACTACCGCGAGATGATCCGCCTGTCCCGGCTCGCGTGGGCCGGGCTCGCGCTCGGCACGGCGCAGTCGGTGCTGGACTACGTCAAGGAGTACGTCACCACCCGCGAGGCGTTCGGCGAGCCGATCGCCCACCGCCAGGCCGTGGCCTTCACCGTCGCCGACATGGCGATCGAGCTCGAGGGCATGCGGCTGGTCACGCTGAAGGCCGCGTCGCGCGCCGAGCGCGGCGCCGAGTTCGCCCGGGAGACCGCGCTGGCCCGCCGCCTGAGCACCGAGTACGGCATGAAGATCGGCACCGACGGCGTGCAGATGCTGGGCGGCCACGGCTTCGTGAAGGAGCACCCGGTCGAACGGTGGTACCGCGACCTGCGTGCCGTCGGCGTGATGGAAGGAGCAGTCCTCATCTGA
- a CDS encoding acyl-CoA dehydrogenase family protein, producing MIYLETPKKFRGFVQQAHDVANEFLRANSRKYDLAEHSYPKELDLLASLIDGLNESGNSTGAGAAGVRVKDEKKKDQGVRNATNMASVLSVIEMCWGDVGLLLSMPRQGLGNSAIASVATDEQAERFKGTWASMAITEPSFGSDSAAIRTTATKDGDHYVLNGEKIFVTSGDRSDSVVVWATLDKTLGRAAVKSFVVPKSLPGIRVERLEHKLGIRASDTAVIVLDNCRVPAENLLGDPEIDTSKGFAGAMATFDNTRPLVAGMAVGCARASLEVMRDLIEQAGLTIDYDRSPALQPHVVAEFLRMEADWEAALLLTLEAAWMADNRQANSLQASMAKAKAGRSGNDITLKCVELAGSLGYSETEFLEKWARDSKILDIFEGTQQIQQLIVARRLLGLTSSELK from the coding sequence ATGATCTACCTCGAGACCCCCAAGAAGTTCCGTGGCTTCGTCCAGCAGGCCCACGACGTCGCCAACGAGTTCCTGCGCGCCAACTCGCGCAAGTACGACCTCGCCGAGCACAGTTACCCCAAGGAGCTCGACCTCCTGGCCTCGCTGATCGACGGCCTGAACGAGTCGGGCAACAGCACGGGCGCCGGCGCTGCGGGCGTCCGCGTCAAGGACGAGAAGAAGAAGGACCAGGGAGTCCGCAACGCCACCAACATGGCATCGGTGCTCTCGGTGATCGAGATGTGCTGGGGCGACGTCGGCCTGCTGCTGTCGATGCCGCGTCAGGGCCTGGGCAACTCGGCGATCGCCTCGGTCGCCACCGACGAGCAGGCCGAGCGCTTCAAGGGCACGTGGGCCTCCATGGCGATCACCGAGCCCAGCTTCGGCTCGGACTCGGCCGCCATCAGGACCACCGCCACGAAGGACGGCGACCACTACGTCCTGAACGGCGAGAAGATCTTCGTCACCTCGGGCGACCGGTCGGACTCCGTCGTCGTCTGGGCCACCCTCGACAAGACGCTGGGGCGCGCGGCGGTGAAGTCGTTCGTCGTGCCGAAGTCGCTGCCCGGCATCCGGGTGGAGCGCCTCGAGCACAAGCTCGGCATCCGGGCGTCGGACACCGCGGTCATCGTGCTCGACAACTGCCGCGTGCCGGCCGAGAACCTGCTGGGCGACCCGGAGATCGACACGTCCAAGGGCTTCGCCGGCGCGATGGCCACGTTCGACAACACGCGTCCGCTCGTCGCGGGCATGGCCGTCGGCTGCGCCCGGGCCTCGCTCGAGGTCATGCGCGACCTCATCGAGCAGGCCGGCCTGACGATCGACTACGACCGCTCGCCGGCGCTCCAGCCGCACGTGGTGGCCGAGTTCCTGCGGATGGAGGCCGACTGGGAGGCAGCACTGCTGCTCACCCTCGAGGCGGCGTGGATGGCCGACAACCGCCAGGCCAACTCGCTGCAGGCCTCGATGGCCAAGGCGAAGGCCGGCCGCTCGGGCAACGACATCACGCTCAAGTGCGTCGAGCTGGCCGGGTCGCTGGGCTACAGCGAGACCGAGTTCCTGGAGAAGTGGGCCCGCGACTCCAAGATCCTCGACATCTTCGAGGGCACGCAGCAGATCCAGCAGCTCATCGTCGCCCGACGGCTGCTGGGGCTCACCAGCTCCGAGCTGAAGTGA
- a CDS encoding zinc-dependent alcohol dehydrogenase family protein: protein MRATVLHSPGDIRLDTLPDPEIEADTDAIVRVVAACVCGSDLWPYRGLNKPQTEAHQIGHEQVGIVERVGTDVSGISVGDFVIAPFMYSDNTCAHCRNGVQTSCVNGGGYEGCQAELVRVPQADGTLVAVPGDVDDELLPHLLALTDVFPTGHHAAFSAGVTAGSTVAVVGDGAVGLSGVLAAKRLGASTVVAMSRHADRQELARRFGADHIVETRGKEGAAEVREILDGIGADAVLECVGTGESMKQAFLSLRPGGTVGYVGVPHGVELNVPAMFGRNQALAGGVAPVRRYLDELVPEVLSGALQPGAVFDQTFTLDQVSDAYRAMDERTAIKALLRP, encoded by the coding sequence ATGCGCGCGACAGTCCTTCACTCCCCCGGCGACATCCGACTCGACACCCTGCCCGATCCCGAGATCGAGGCCGACACCGACGCGATCGTCCGCGTCGTGGCCGCCTGCGTCTGCGGCAGCGACCTGTGGCCCTACCGCGGCCTCAACAAGCCGCAGACCGAGGCGCACCAGATCGGCCACGAGCAGGTCGGCATCGTCGAGCGTGTCGGCACGGACGTCTCCGGCATCTCCGTCGGCGACTTCGTGATCGCGCCGTTCATGTACAGCGACAACACCTGCGCGCACTGCCGCAACGGCGTGCAGACGTCGTGCGTCAACGGCGGCGGCTACGAGGGCTGCCAGGCCGAGCTCGTGCGCGTCCCGCAGGCCGACGGCACGCTGGTGGCCGTTCCGGGTGACGTGGACGACGAGCTCCTCCCGCACCTGCTCGCGCTCACCGACGTGTTCCCCACGGGTCACCACGCGGCCTTCAGCGCCGGCGTGACGGCGGGCTCCACGGTCGCGGTCGTCGGCGACGGCGCGGTCGGCCTGTCGGGTGTGCTGGCCGCCAAGCGGCTCGGCGCCTCCACCGTCGTGGCGATGTCGCGCCACGCCGACCGCCAGGAGCTGGCTCGCCGCTTCGGCGCCGACCACATCGTCGAGACCCGCGGCAAGGAGGGCGCCGCCGAGGTCCGCGAGATCCTCGACGGCATCGGCGCCGACGCCGTGCTCGAGTGCGTGGGCACCGGTGAGTCGATGAAGCAGGCGTTCCTGTCCCTGCGTCCCGGCGGCACCGTCGGCTACGTCGGCGTGCCGCACGGCGTCGAGCTGAACGTCCCGGCGATGTTCGGTCGCAACCAGGCCCTCGCCGGTGGCGTGGCGCCCGTGCGCCGCTACCTCGACGAGCTGGTCCCCGAGGTGCTGTCGGGCGCGCTGCAGCCCGGAGCCGTCTTCGACCAGACGTTCACGCTCGACCAGGTGTCCGACGCCTACCGGGCCATGGACGAGCGGACCGCGATCAAGGCGCTGCTGCGTCCCTGA
- a CDS encoding FKBP-type peptidyl-prolyl cis-trans isomerase yields the protein MSEKPEVDFTPGPAPTDLVIEDVTIGEGEEAVNGGVVDVHYVGVDFETGEQFDSSWDRGQSAKFPLPQLIGAWQQGIPGMKVGGRRKLIAPPELAYGPAGGGHRLSGRTLVFVIDLLGVG from the coding sequence ATGAGTGAAAAGCCTGAAGTCGATTTCACCCCCGGCCCCGCTCCGACGGACCTCGTCATCGAGGACGTCACCATCGGTGAGGGCGAAGAGGCCGTCAACGGCGGCGTCGTCGACGTCCACTACGTGGGCGTGGACTTCGAGACCGGCGAGCAGTTCGACTCCTCCTGGGACCGCGGCCAGTCGGCCAAGTTCCCGCTGCCGCAGCTGATCGGCGCCTGGCAGCAGGGCATTCCGGGCATGAAGGTCGGCGGCCGCCGCAAGCTCATCGCCCCGCCGGAGCTGGCCTACGGTCCCGCCGGCGGCGGACACCGTCTGTCGGGTCGCACGCTGGTCTTCGTCATCGACCTGCTCGGCGTCGGCTGA